Genomic window (Vigna radiata var. radiata cultivar VC1973A chromosome 1, Vradiata_ver6, whole genome shotgun sequence):
gaaaagtgttaaaataattcaaatcatatttttcaaaattttaattaatcaattgcTCTGAATTTTTTACgggtaaatataaaaaaaatcattaaagatAGTTTGattaatgaattgattttattgatAGAGTAtctcaaaagataaaaacaaaaataaaaaacagagttAAAAAACCAACAGACTTATGAACAAGATCCTTGAGATGGCTTCACCTGTATTTGtcagaaaatcatttttctatatCTTTACACTAAATGGTAGTTCATTTTCCAACTAATTGGTTGcttaaatttagatttaaaaagtCTTCTTATTTATCATCATCTCTGTCATAAGATCATAATCACACCAACGGAAAGAAAAATACAGACCGTCACATTTTAGGGTTTATAGTTggcttttattaaaattttatgccTCTCATTTGCTATTTTTCTTCCTATACCTCTCATTTTCTATTGCTGAACTGAAAAACTgggttttgataaaatattagcAACAAGATTGCTAATATTTGAATCTAAGATTTGATCTAAGCATgcttatttaataaaagatattagcAACaagattgataaaatattagcaacaaatttatttgtttttgtctctAATTTTTGTTGACACAATTTAAGTAATGAGTAATCCATTAAGTGTTGATGTCACGGATTAAGCAGGATGACAAATTTATATTTCGAACTTCTTTGTTTAATGAAAAAACCCAAAAAGAGAATGGAGATGTACTAACGTAATATACTTTTTCTAggatttttcatcttctttcaaTAAGAGGAtaataacacaataaaaaaaatgtacataaaAGTCGAACTCAAATATCATTGCCATTAACTCAGCCAACTGATCACTGGCTAATTAAAGAAAGGGACGAAATAGGAACTAAAAATTTCATGTggaactaaaatgaaaaagcaaGATGTAAAAACTATTAGGGATAAAAACACAAGCTTTGACATGCAGTTAAAGTTTTACAGCAGCAGACATAGTATAACGGTCGTGAAGCTTGAACCAAGATGCAGAATAGGACAGAGAGCAACAATAACCAAGAGACAAAGTCATAGTAATAACTTTTGTCTCTCAGATCACTTTCTCCTTATTTTGTTTCTAACCTCTTCTAAGGTCTGGTGTAGCCCCTGAAAACACCAGATGGCCCCACACCCAACAAAATATGCCCATCACCCATAACAGTACATTTTACAACTATAAACCACAATTCTATTATTTCAAGTTCAGGCCACAATCACTGCCGACCATGAATTGatgtttaaatttcaaaatctagactaagaaaagataagaaagCATTAAAACAACTCATGCTTTTGTTGGAAACatgtcaaaatattgttttgactGGTTAAACACACCTATGGCATAAACACCTGAGGAGATAAGCCTTGAAGAAGGAAAGGGATGGAATGTGGAGGAGTGAGGGATTGGACCTGCATGACTCTATGAACTGCTTCAGCTCTCTCagtttataagttaatttactCATTCCTACTTATAGAAACGTAATTTTATAGAAATGTGTAACCAtgtattatacttttaaatgtttttttgtaatttttacattaaacttaagtgtatataagttgTATGCATATGCACATTGCatgtaaaagataatattaattagattttgtTCGTATAAAATTAGATGTCATAAGCTACTTTTGAATAAGTCTCACTTTAATGGGATTCttgagaagaataaaaaaaaaaaagctcatTTCtccaaatactttttttttaagactcAGGTAGTTTTTATCCGACTAAAATATTCTAATTAACttcaaaaattatatcttagttaaaaattaaatgaagttaTTTTAGGTTAAAGGTTAAAAGGTagatcaagtcaaagttaagaTGAATAGGTATGGATcgaaagttaaaattaattagttcGAGATAAAAGTCTAGCTATGTTAGTTTGTACTGAAGGTTAATATAAGTTGATTTgagtaaaaaattttaaaaaacaagccatgattgaaatttaattgaattcgACCACTAAAAAAATGTGATGGAATTTGACTCTGGTTGAAATTATGTTGAATTTGATCAagatttttgttgaattttgtgTCTCAATTGAAGTTCTATTAAGTCAGTTACAACTGAAATTTGGTCAAATTTAACAAAGTTTTGTCATAATTTGGTCAAATTCGTTCAAGTTGTTAACCTTTATCGAAATTCAACCAAATTTAGTTAAGTGAGATCAAACTAAAATTTGGTCGAATTTGATCAAGTAAATCTCATTCGAAATTTGACTAACTCAAACTTGACTttaatttgatcaaatttagGTCAAATTTGTCCAAGTTCACAATTACTGAAATTTGGTGAAATTCGTTCGAGTCGATTCTGACCAAAATATTGTCGAATTGGATcaatcacaattaaaattgGGTCAATTTTTGTTCAGTTGTTCCTaattaaaattggaataaaTTTAACGAAATACCATAatcaaaattaagtttattcGATCTTGGACGAATTAAATTGAGTTAATCCTAACTGAATGTTTGACTTAAATTTGATCTAATTCAACTTTATCAATGctattcaaaatttaactaaatcATATCGGATCAAATATGAACAAATTTCATAGAATTAATCTCGATTGAGGTCAAGATTGACTTGAGATCAATCTTAGTTAATTTTTGGTTGAATGTTGTGACAactatatttaaacttttaaatgttAAGATAAGTAAAcctaaattaaaagtttaataatatattttagaaaataatatttttctataaaaaatatatgagttGACTTTATTCATAAAACTTTCGTGGACATTTTAATAATGAGAGTTTCAATTGGaggatttttttcaaaagttttttttttttcaaagcaaAAGGGTGTCTGTTCTAGTGGTTGGGCGTGATGGAGGAATTGGTTTGGGAGGAATAAAAAGTTTGTGAGAGGCCAATCCTGGGTTCTGTGTATCGATGTCCTTTTTGTTGTTGGTGAGAATGGGTGATGCAGGTGTTGAGGTGGTTACGGGTGAGGTGTCAATCATGCTCCTCCCCAAAAACCAATTCTCAACTGCATTTGTCGCCACTGCCTTCCAAAACGTGCCCTCCCATCTCTCAACAaacttctttcattttttttatttttcttttttttattatattaactacattaaaatgaaaattaagatGCAAATTGtaagaggaaaaataaaataaataagtatatattttgGTCATGATGAGCCATTGTAAACACTGAAGCTGTCTTTTCTAcatgattttgatttgaaaggtggcggagaaaaagaaagaaaaagttatatatgCTACCAAGAGTTTTTCAGGATAAggatttactttaaaaatataatataatgattattactgtaatatataaatattaaatgctatttttaatatgcaattaactttttaattgtttggaacgacatatatacaaaagaaaatatatttattaaatttaaagaatgtAACTGAGGAATTTAACGAGGCACTCACTCCGTTATTATCAGTGTCATTTTCTTTGCCAATATATAAGGTATCTGGTTCTCATTAGCCATATGAAAACACTGCATTCTTCTCCTTCCAcctttgcttttctttctctGATCTCTCATGTATTCTTCTTATACctttacttctttttctctGATCTCTTCTTCtgtgttttctctttcaatGCTTTTGTTCATGTTTATCAATATATCTCTTTGCCCTTTTGTTACTCGTATTTTCTTTCAATGTTGTTGttaagaaaagatagaaaaaaataagcTACGTAGTTTTCATTTCGGAGcttttaattttgtatcatTTTGCAGATGGCGAACCATAAACGTGATGAGTCCACGAGTAAGaaaaacattgatttttatGAGAACATGAAGGAATTATTTGAACTCCAAAAGCAAAAAATCACGGATCTGGAAGATACACATGTTTTGAAGACTGGCGGGACAAAACAGGTTTATGATACTTTAAGAGTGGCTCTAAATACAGTCAAAAGAGAAATTTCAATGGATAAGGATTCTCTGAAAGGTATGTATATTTTCCTTGTTTATGAGTAGTCGTTATAGTtactcttaaatttatttatatccaAAACTcgttgaatatttaaataatttttctttaccttAGAAAATTAGGGTGGATTACTGTCTGACCCTTCATAAGTCATGCTTGTTGTTCTAATACTTAACTTCTTTTTTGTCTTGGTTTCTTGTACAATATATCATTGAAATATAGCTATGTTTGCTTCTTGTGTCTTGGACCTTGAAAGCTAAACATAACTTGAAAAAATTTCAgagttaaaacaaattaaagttaTGAACTCTAACATGAGTGGTGAGCTGGAACGattgaagaaagagaatgaaatgaTAACAAAGGAATTGGCAGAGAGTAAGGCATTAACTGATAAGCTGAAACTTGCTGAGGAGAATATGTGGATGAGGATGAAACTTATTGAAGAGAATGGGCGGGTCATAAGAAAATATACCGAGGAGAATGGGCGGATCATGAGGGAACTGGAAGAAAGTGAAGTCCTAAATGACATACGGCAGAAGAatttttctgaagaaattcgAAAGGTTAGTGGCAGTCAGCCTTTGGATATATGTTAAATTCAATGGAAGCTTTGTTGTTCTTTTTACTAGTATGAGGTAGAACCCTGAAGTTGTTTTGATACATCCTAATGTGagtttaaattataatgtaatttgttataatttgacAAGTTAGTCTCagaataatatattagtaatgGTATCAACAGGATGACTATGAAAAACTGAAAGCTAAGGTGGTTGTGCTCGAAGAAGAATTAGAGACCTCTAAAGATTTCAACCAAGCTCTAATAACCAAAGAGCGTGAAATTAACGATGAGCTCGAGAAGGCTCGGAAGAAATTAATGGAGGTGAGATTTTTATATTAACGTGTCTTTATGTTCTTAATTGTGCTTCAATGAACGATTATGGATCTGCTGGTCGCACAATTTTGTTCCAAATCCATTTCATTATCTGTGATTTCATTATCTGTGGTTTAATTGCAGGAAATTACGGAGATATCGTGTctttatgataatatttgtgTCAGAAGAGTGGGTGAGATAGACACGGAGCCTTTCATTAGAACTTTCAGAGCACGGAAAAATATCAGCAAAGAAGATGCAGATCAGACAGCTTTGAAAATGTGTTCTTTATGGCAGAAGAATGTGGAGGATCCCCATTGGTatccatttaaaataataactaataatggCAAACCAAAGGTGCAATTTGTTTTCACATTTACATTGGATAC
Coding sequences:
- the LOC106770246 gene encoding factor of DNA methylation 1-like encodes the protein MANHKRDESTSKKNIDFYENMKELFELQKQKITDLEDTHVLKTGGTKQVYDTLRVALNTVKREISMDKDSLKELKQIKVMNSNMSGELERLKKENEMITKELAESKALTDKLKLAEENMWMRMKLIEENGRVIRKYTEENGRIMRELEESEVLNDIRQKNFSEEIRKDDYEKLKAKVVVLEEELETSKDFNQALITKEREINDELEKARKKLMEEITEISCLYDNICVRRVGEIDTEPFIRTFRARKNISKEDADQTALKMCSLWQKNVEDPHWYPFKIITNNGKPKEVLDEDDGDLIRLKEGLGYRAYKAVVAALIEMNEYNSSGRFIVREIWNKEKGRRATLKEGIEFMINQIKSKRRKTEMVNDEATEEATEDRDDEIPKGSQVQ